In Candidatus Lernaella stagnicola, the following proteins share a genomic window:
- a CDS encoding peptidoglycan DD-metalloendopeptidase family protein has protein sequence MPLQRSVRFCFAVVLIAVVQILAWSGCERTPKEPFQPAPTPTPEPAPTPPPGIPLEGAIQNGQTLSTALAEFQIESPEAERIINALRAVDFPFRKIRPHQSFTVWTTEDGHVTALDFHVDRLRTYQVREDPDQGLIATLHETPTVNRVKNMGGRVETSVYASILAAGESDALASLVSNVFAWDVDFYSDPRVGDSFRLIYEKRFVEDGESIGYGRLLAAEYDGEVTGIKRGYWFETGDELWDGFYDQDGKQLKKTFLVAPLDTMRVTSRYGMRRHPILGRRMMHNGVDYGAPVGTPVWAVADGKVTSAGSAGAAGRMVKISHPGGYVTMYLHLSRIQVRSGQRVRQRQMIGRVGSTGRSTGPHLDFRVKHNGRYINPQRLRMIASPLKVLPEKHQPAFKALIEKMKPQLTRVKIPPAPAKQETNPTPENATEAAPTPATP, from the coding sequence TTGCCTCTGCAACGCTCCGTACGCTTTTGTTTCGCCGTTGTTCTCATCGCGGTTGTGCAAATTCTCGCGTGGAGCGGCTGTGAGCGGACTCCCAAGGAGCCCTTCCAGCCCGCGCCGACGCCCACACCCGAGCCAGCGCCGACTCCCCCTCCCGGCATTCCGCTGGAAGGCGCAATTCAAAACGGCCAGACGCTCTCGACGGCGCTCGCCGAATTTCAAATCGAGAGCCCGGAAGCCGAACGCATCATCAACGCACTGCGCGCTGTGGACTTTCCGTTTCGAAAAATCCGACCGCATCAGAGTTTCACTGTGTGGACGACCGAAGACGGTCACGTGACAGCGTTGGATTTCCACGTCGACCGCTTGCGCACGTATCAGGTGCGGGAAGATCCGGACCAGGGATTGATCGCGACGTTACACGAAACGCCCACGGTCAATCGCGTGAAAAACATGGGCGGCCGGGTGGAGACTTCGGTGTACGCGTCGATACTCGCGGCGGGCGAAAGCGACGCGCTGGCGTCGCTGGTGTCCAACGTGTTCGCGTGGGACGTGGATTTCTACAGCGACCCGCGGGTGGGCGATTCGTTTCGGCTGATCTACGAGAAACGTTTCGTCGAGGACGGCGAGTCCATCGGTTACGGCCGCTTGCTGGCCGCGGAATACGACGGCGAAGTCACCGGGATCAAGCGCGGCTATTGGTTTGAGACCGGCGACGAGTTGTGGGACGGCTTTTACGATCAGGACGGCAAGCAACTCAAGAAGACCTTCCTTGTCGCGCCACTGGACACGATGCGCGTCACGAGTCGTTACGGTATGCGGCGGCATCCGATTCTGGGACGGCGCATGATGCACAACGGCGTCGATTACGGTGCGCCTGTGGGCACGCCGGTGTGGGCGGTGGCCGACGGCAAGGTGACCTCCGCCGGTAGCGCGGGTGCGGCGGGGCGCATGGTCAAGATCAGCCATCCCGGCGGTTACGTCACGATGTACCTGCACTTGTCGCGTATCCAAGTGCGCAGCGGGCAACGCGTGCGGCAACGGCAGATGATCGGCCGCGTCGGCTCGACGGGGCGCTCGACCGGACCGCATTTGGATTTTCGGGTTAAGCACAACGGGCGCTACATCAACCCGCAGCGCCTGCGCATGATCGCTTCGCCGCTCAAGGTGCTGCCGGAGAAACATCAACCGGCGTTCAAGGCGCTCATCGAAAAAATGAAGCCGCAACTCACGCGGGTGAAGATACCGCCCGCGCCGGCTAAACAGGAAACGAATCCGACACCGGAAAATGCTACGGAAGCTGCACCGACGCCCGCCACACCGTAA
- a CDS encoding glycosyltransferase family 39 protein gives MNTPADSAPSPWFCRLVMGALLVFVLVGHVAWLSVDSSLTGYDELAFFEHLVKYRDLLRTAPPTEWFGWLGFSSYPALPFLAGHAFVEIAGPTIVAVRLTGVFFHLLWVWLVFLVGRRLNAPLAGLVAAFVVALSPQANILARHYASFAVCGAMLTLAAYALVATRFATGRRGVILAGLAMAAALLSERGTPLLFLGGMLAYGLIDRWTSADRRRGRAVGQLALAVGLAALLAAPYLAGFVKANLAHTLAQSRAAVIPGRPWTFYWHLLRPFLIGEAVTPLLLVALGVGAWRRDRRLLFVLLWFAVPFVILSAVATRDMVYAMSLTTPLALLAGFGAYYLPRRWWRAPLFGLLLFLMLLTWIRVGNPEGEIARGTRDVNFFGLYNGYNTPTFAARPELDLQRLWPAIDGLNAAPGDVWVFTGTPDDDTHPRRREVAQTVQRLMQLRGTPGRSLVARGNLFPDFITPTGDEEHIVLVPAIAAPPGSRAAFLARPVFDAAEHDRFEPEILRRWQSKLALVQEKKFAAGLVAVTVWRASVQLP, from the coding sequence ATGAACACGCCCGCCGACTCCGCGCCCTCACCCTGGTTCTGCCGCCTGGTCATGGGCGCGCTGCTGGTGTTTGTGCTGGTCGGGCATGTGGCGTGGCTGAGCGTCGACAGCTCCCTGACCGGCTATGACGAACTCGCCTTTTTCGAACACCTCGTGAAATACCGTGACTTGCTGCGCACCGCGCCGCCCACCGAATGGTTCGGCTGGCTCGGGTTTTCGAGCTATCCCGCGCTGCCCTTTCTCGCCGGACACGCGTTCGTGGAAATCGCCGGCCCGACAATCGTCGCCGTGCGCCTGACCGGCGTATTCTTCCACCTGCTCTGGGTGTGGCTCGTGTTTCTCGTCGGACGCCGCCTAAACGCGCCGCTGGCCGGTCTGGTCGCCGCCTTCGTGGTCGCTCTGTCTCCGCAAGCGAATATCCTCGCGCGGCACTACGCTTCTTTTGCCGTGTGCGGCGCGATGCTGACGCTGGCCGCGTACGCGTTGGTCGCCACACGTTTCGCAACCGGTCGTCGCGGCGTGATCCTCGCCGGGTTGGCCATGGCCGCGGCGTTGCTGTCCGAGCGCGGCACGCCACTGCTTTTTCTAGGCGGGATGCTGGCCTACGGCCTGATCGACCGTTGGACGAGCGCCGATCGCCGCCGGGGTAGGGCGGTGGGGCAACTGGCCTTGGCCGTCGGGTTGGCGGCACTTTTGGCCGCGCCCTATTTGGCGGGTTTCGTGAAAGCGAATTTGGCGCACACGCTGGCGCAAAGTCGCGCGGCCGTCATCCCCGGTCGCCCCTGGACTTTCTATTGGCACCTGCTTCGTCCGTTTCTTATCGGTGAAGCGGTGACGCCGCTGTTGCTCGTGGCGCTCGGCGTCGGCGCATGGCGGCGCGACCGCCGTCTTTTGTTTGTGTTGCTTTGGTTCGCGGTGCCCTTCGTGATTCTCTCGGCCGTCGCCACGCGCGACATGGTGTACGCCATGTCCCTAACCACGCCGCTGGCGCTCTTGGCGGGTTTCGGCGCGTACTACCTGCCGCGCCGCTGGTGGCGGGCGCCCCTTTTCGGCTTGCTGCTGTTTCTCATGCTGCTGACGTGGATTCGCGTCGGCAATCCGGAAGGCGAAATCGCGCGCGGGACCCGCGACGTGAACTTCTTCGGGCTCTACAACGGCTACAATACCCCGACCTTTGCCGCGCGGCCGGAGCTTGACCTCCAGCGCCTCTGGCCGGCGATTGATGGATTGAACGCCGCGCCGGGCGATGTCTGGGTGTTTACCGGCACGCCGGATGACGATACCCATCCACGCCGCCGCGAAGTCGCGCAAACCGTGCAGCGCCTCATGCAATTGCGCGGCACCCCGGGGCGCAGCTTGGTGGCGCGTGGGAACCTCTTTCCCGACTTCATTACGCCGACCGGCGACGAGGAACATATCGTGCTCGTGCCCGCCATTGCGGCTCCGCCGGGTAGTCGCGCGGCGTTCTTAGCGCGGCCGGTTTTCGACGCCGCCGAACACGACCGCTTCGAGCCGGAAATCCTGCGTCGTTGGCAAAGCAAGTTGGCTCTCGTGCAAGAAAAGAAATTCGCGGCGGGCCTCGTGGCCGTTACGGTGTGGCGGGCGTCGGTGCAGCTTCCGTAG
- a CDS encoding stage 0 sporulation family protein, with the protein MRIVQIRFPGSKRLYDFQAGDLDVFANEVLVVEGERGLRLGSAVDEPAERDWTEEQPPPKAVRKARDEDLLKAQDFKAREDEATTICRESIGEHRLPMKLVKSEYIFDGSKVIFYFTAEGRVDFRELVRKLAQQLRTRIEMYQIGVRDEAKLMGGLGICGRVFCCTSWLNNFTPVSIRMAKNQGLSLNPTKVSGGCGRLLCCLAYEHEVYAEFRKGLPKIGKRALTPSGIGRVTRYDIFTDKVFIFLESGKEEGFGREEVKPYSVQQNQPPSGPGGSGKRNGDA; encoded by the coding sequence ATGAGAATCGTCCAAATACGTTTTCCCGGCAGTAAACGCCTGTATGATTTCCAGGCCGGAGACCTCGATGTGTTCGCCAACGAGGTGCTGGTTGTGGAGGGTGAGCGCGGCCTGCGACTGGGCAGCGCCGTGGATGAGCCCGCCGAGCGGGATTGGACCGAAGAACAGCCGCCGCCCAAGGCCGTGCGCAAGGCCCGCGATGAGGATCTGCTCAAAGCGCAGGATTTCAAAGCGCGCGAGGATGAGGCGACGACGATCTGCCGCGAGAGCATCGGCGAGCACCGCCTGCCGATGAAACTGGTGAAGTCCGAGTACATTTTCGACGGTTCGAAGGTGATCTTTTATTTCACCGCCGAGGGGCGGGTCGATTTCCGCGAGTTGGTTCGCAAGCTGGCCCAGCAACTGCGCACCCGGATCGAAATGTACCAGATCGGTGTGCGGGACGAGGCGAAGCTCATGGGCGGGCTCGGCATTTGCGGCCGCGTGTTCTGTTGCACTTCCTGGCTCAATAACTTCACGCCTGTGTCCATTCGGATGGCCAAAAACCAAGGACTGTCGCTCAATCCGACCAAGGTCTCCGGCGGTTGCGGGCGACTGCTGTGTTGCTTGGCGTACGAACATGAGGTGTATGCCGAGTTCCGCAAGGGGCTCCCGAAAATCGGCAAGCGCGCCCTCACGCCCTCCGGTATCGGCCGGGTGACGCGCTACGACATCTTCACCGACAAGGTGTTCATCTTTTTGGAATCGGGCAAGGAAGAAGGCTTCGGCCGCGAGGAAGTGAAACCGTATTCGGTGCAGCAAAACCAGCCGCCGAGCGGGCCGGGAGGTAGTGGCAAAAGGAACGGCGATGCCTGA
- a CDS encoding tetratricopeptide repeat protein: MHLDEKHEEALAAYDEVVSRFGEAEATEVLVLVAKALVNKGVTLEAQKKVEDALVAYDEVVSRFGEAEATELLEPVAMALFNKGVLLKAQKRFEEALAAYDEVISRFEESTATELLEPFAKALFNKGALLKAQERFEEALAAYDEVVSRFAEAEATELLVRVAKALVNKGYLLQAQERFDEALAAYDAVVSRFGESTATELLVQVAMALVNKGVLLEAQERFEDALAAYEEVVARFGEAEAAELLEPVAMALFNKGLAFESQKKIEDAL, encoded by the coding sequence ATGCATCTGGACGAAAAGCACGAGGAGGCGCTGGCCGCGTACGACGAAGTCGTGTCGCGCTTTGGGGAGGCCGAGGCCACGGAGGTGTTGGTTCTGGTCGCGAAGGCGTTGGTCAACAAAGGCGTGACGCTCGAGGCGCAGAAAAAAGTCGAGGATGCCCTGGTCGCCTACGACGAGGTTGTGTCGCGCTTTGGGGAGGCCGAGGCCACGGAGTTGTTGGAGCCGGTCGCGATGGCGTTGTTCAACAAAGGTGTATTGCTCAAGGCGCAAAAACGTTTCGAGGAGGCGCTGGCCGCCTACGACGAAGTCATTTCGCGCTTTGAGGAATCCACGGCGACGGAGTTGTTGGAGCCGTTCGCGAAGGCGTTGTTCAACAAAGGTGCGTTGCTCAAGGCACAGGAACGTTTCGAGGAGGCGCTGGCCGCGTACGACGAAGTCGTGTCGCGCTTTGCGGAGGCTGAGGCCACGGAGTTGTTGGTTCGGGTCGCGAAGGCGTTGGTCAACAAAGGTTATCTACTTCAAGCGCAGGAACGTTTCGACGAGGCGCTGGCCGCGTACGATGCAGTCGTGTCGCGCTTTGGGGAATCCACGGCCACGGAGTTGTTGGTTCAGGTCGCGATGGCGTTGGTCAACAAAGGCGTGTTGCTCGAGGCACAGGAACGTTTCGAGGATGCGCTGGCCGCGTACGAGGAAGTCGTGGCGCGTTTTGGGGAGGCCGAGGCCGCAGAGTTGTTGGAGCCGGTCGCGATGGCGTTGTTCAACAAAGGCTTGGCGTTCGAGTCGCAGAAAAAAATTGAGGATGCGCTG
- a CDS encoding decaprenyl-phosphate phosphoribosyltransferase produces the protein MPEVGNLMPWRLLFTSMRPRHFMKNILVFAPLVFAQRFTEFEPLYHSLLAFGIFCGLSGAGYLVNDVVDREGDRLHKKKALRPVAAGLLLTGTAVGAAAALYAASLALAFMVGKGFGYVALSYVIVSLAYSLILKNIVIVDLFAVAAGYVLRVVAGAVVIPVAASSWLLICAMLLSLFIALSKRTLEIRLLQGDAVGHRRTLAEYNPYLLGQMTAVITSALLVAYTLYTRSPGTLEKFHTGDLVYSVPFVLYGIFRYLYLLHVKEGYHTLERVLITDKPMLVNMMLYVLVVGYVLY, from the coding sequence ATGCCTGAGGTCGGCAATCTGATGCCGTGGCGCCTGCTTTTCACCAGCATGCGGCCGCGCCACTTCATGAAAAATATTTTGGTGTTCGCGCCGCTCGTGTTCGCCCAGCGCTTCACCGAGTTTGAACCGCTGTATCACTCCTTGCTCGCCTTCGGCATTTTCTGCGGCTTGTCGGGCGCCGGGTATCTGGTCAACGACGTCGTCGACCGCGAGGGCGACCGCCTCCATAAGAAAAAAGCTTTGCGTCCGGTCGCCGCCGGGTTGTTGCTCACGGGCACCGCTGTGGGCGCCGCCGCGGCGCTGTATGCGGCCTCCTTGGCGCTGGCGTTCATGGTCGGCAAAGGGTTTGGGTACGTGGCGTTGAGCTACGTGATCGTCAGCCTCGCCTACAGCTTAATTCTGAAGAACATCGTCATCGTCGACTTGTTCGCGGTGGCGGCCGGTTATGTGCTGCGCGTCGTGGCCGGCGCGGTCGTGATACCCGTGGCCGCCTCGAGCTGGCTGCTGATTTGCGCCATGCTGCTGTCCCTGTTCATCGCCCTGTCCAAGCGGACTCTCGAAATCCGCTTGTTGCAGGGTGACGCCGTCGGGCATCGCCGCACCTTGGCCGAATACAATCCCTATCTTCTCGGCCAGATGACCGCCGTGATCACCAGCGCCTTGCTTGTCGCCTACACGCTGTACACGCGTTCGCCGGGCACGCTGGAAAAATTCCACACCGGCGACCTGGTCTATTCGGTTCCCTTCGTGCTCTACGGCATCTTCCGCTATCTGTATTTGCTGCACGTCAAAGAGGGATACCACACTCTTGAGCGGGTGCTGATTACCGACAAACCGATGCTCGTCAACATGATGTTGTACGTGCTGGTCGTCGGATACGTGCTGTATTAG
- the kbl gene encoding glycine C-acetyltransferase, with the protein MYGKMKEQLQQTLQSIRDDGLFKTEWPILGSQAAEIEVAQGKVLNFCANNYLGLANHPALVAAAKGTLAKYGFGMSSVRFICGTLDLHRELEQRLAAWLGFDDAVLYSSCFDANGGLFETLLTADDAIISDQLNHASIIDGVRLCKAERHRYANGNMDELEKILQATQGKRFRLVATDGVFSMDGYIAKLDQICDLADKYDALVMVDDSHATGFLGKTGKGSIEYKNVLGRIDIVTSTLGKAMGGASGGFTCAHQEIIDLLRQRSRPYLFSNTLAPVIAGTTLAVLDMLEASTELRDKLEDNTRYFREQMSALGFDILPSEHPIVAVMFYDAKLSQDFANQMLDEGIYVKGFFYPVVPKEKARIRVQISAGHDREHLDRAIAAFAKVGRNLGVVS; encoded by the coding sequence ATGTACGGCAAAATGAAAGAGCAGTTGCAGCAGACCCTGCAAAGCATTCGTGACGACGGCCTGTTCAAAACCGAGTGGCCCATTTTGGGTTCGCAAGCCGCGGAAATCGAAGTCGCCCAAGGCAAGGTGTTGAATTTCTGTGCGAACAACTACCTCGGGCTGGCCAACCACCCGGCGCTCGTCGCCGCCGCCAAGGGCACGCTCGCCAAATACGGCTTCGGCATGAGCAGCGTGCGCTTTATCTGCGGTACGCTTGACCTGCACCGCGAACTCGAGCAGCGCCTCGCCGCGTGGCTCGGCTTCGACGACGCCGTCCTTTACAGTTCGTGTTTCGACGCCAACGGCGGCCTGTTCGAAACCCTGCTTACGGCCGACGACGCGATCATCTCCGACCAACTCAACCATGCCTCGATCATCGACGGCGTGCGCCTGTGCAAGGCCGAACGGCATCGCTACGCCAACGGCAACATGGACGAATTGGAAAAAATTCTGCAAGCCACCCAGGGCAAACGCTTCCGCCTCGTGGCGACCGACGGCGTGTTCTCGATGGACGGCTACATCGCCAAGCTCGACCAAATTTGCGACCTCGCCGACAAATACGACGCCCTCGTGATGGTCGACGACAGCCACGCGACCGGCTTCCTCGGCAAAACCGGTAAGGGCTCCATCGAGTACAAGAACGTGCTGGGCCGCATCGACATCGTCACCTCGACCCTGGGCAAGGCGATGGGCGGCGCGTCGGGCGGCTTCACCTGCGCGCATCAGGAGATCATCGACCTGCTGCGTCAGCGCAGCCGGCCCTATCTGTTCTCGAACACGCTTGCGCCCGTGATCGCGGGCACCACCCTGGCGGTGCTCGACATGCTCGAGGCGTCGACCGAACTGCGCGATAAACTTGAAGACAACACGCGCTACTTCCGCGAACAAATGAGCGCCCTCGGTTTCGACATCCTGCCCAGCGAACACCCGATCGTCGCGGTGATGTTTTACGACGCGAAGCTGTCGCAGGATTTCGCCAACCAGATGCTAGACGAGGGCATTTACGTCAAAGGCTTCTTCTACCCGGTCGTGCCCAAGGAAAAAGCGCGCATCCGGGTACAGATATCCGCCGGGCACGACCGCGAGCACCTCGACCGCGCCATCGCCGCGTTCGCCAAAGTGGGCCGTAACCTGGGCGTGGTCTCGTAG
- the holB gene encoding DNA polymerase III subunit delta': MSGFADIIGQEKNTDVLRHAMQRGTVAHAYLFAGPAGVGKWTVARVFARALNCLTSDDDACGACRSCLKVREGNHPDIIEVAKSDDSAYYKIGRIRELIRTAQFAPYESKYKIYLIDEAEAMTPEAANALLKTLEEPNAQTVLVLVTAYPHQLLPTIISRCQSLRFGLLSDEQVLRWVIDNMNVDGDDADLIARLAEGSIGRAAQLDLEFLRGPRCALFEELAGARPDHGGDALDLSQKLLEVSPDLLAGIELLAGFLRDAIVWRCTGETGRIRNQDAVEWIASYAARLPATALSDKMRALVQARRLVERNVLKPTIAAALSIDLLSPHPTGFAEGRLPR, translated from the coding sequence GTGAGCGGCTTCGCGGACATCATCGGCCAAGAGAAAAACACCGACGTGTTGCGCCACGCGATGCAACGCGGCACGGTCGCCCACGCCTATCTTTTCGCCGGCCCGGCGGGAGTGGGCAAGTGGACCGTCGCCCGCGTGTTCGCTCGCGCCTTGAATTGCCTCACCAGTGACGACGACGCTTGCGGGGCCTGTCGCAGTTGCCTCAAAGTTCGGGAAGGAAACCACCCGGACATTATCGAGGTAGCCAAATCCGACGATTCCGCCTACTACAAAATCGGTCGCATCCGCGAGTTGATTCGCACCGCGCAATTCGCGCCCTACGAAAGCAAGTATAAGATTTACCTGATCGACGAAGCCGAAGCGATGACGCCCGAGGCCGCGAATGCCCTGCTCAAGACTTTGGAAGAGCCCAATGCGCAAACCGTGCTGGTGTTGGTCACCGCCTATCCGCACCAATTGCTGCCCACCATCATCAGCCGCTGCCAAAGCCTGCGATTCGGCTTACTAAGCGACGAGCAAGTGTTACGGTGGGTGATCGACAACATGAATGTCGATGGCGATGATGCAGACTTGATCGCCCGCCTCGCCGAGGGCAGTATCGGCCGCGCGGCGCAACTCGATCTGGAATTCCTGCGCGGTCCGCGTTGTGCCCTGTTCGAGGAACTGGCCGGTGCTCGACCGGACCACGGCGGCGACGCGCTGGACCTTTCGCAAAAGCTCCTCGAAGTCAGCCCGGATTTGCTGGCCGGCATCGAGTTGCTCGCCGGTTTCCTGCGCGACGCTATCGTCTGGCGCTGCACCGGCGAAACGGGCAGAATACGCAACCAAGACGCGGTCGAGTGGATCGCGTCCTACGCCGCCCGCTTGCCGGCCACGGCCTTGAGCGACAAAATGCGCGCCCTGGTGCAAGCGCGGCGCTTGGTCGAACGAAACGTGCTGAAGCCGACGATCGCCGCGGCGCTGAGCATCGATTTGCTATCGCCGCACCCGACCGGGTTCGCCGAAGGGAGATTGCCCCGATGA
- the tmk gene encoding dTMP kinase translates to MFITFEGPEGSGKTTQIERAAAYLAKRGIAVTRTREPGGTEIADQIRDVLLRADNHDLVPVAELFLYFASRAQHVAEKIRPALQAGHVVLCDRYADSTLAYQGFARGLDIDLIHLLNDIATENLDPDLTLLFDLPVDVGIARARARAERFQPEAREDRFEQEELAFHEKLRRGFLQLAGQHPERYRVIDAARDVEEVWSQTKVTLDVALMQEGE, encoded by the coding sequence TTGTTCATCACCTTCGAAGGGCCGGAAGGGTCGGGCAAAACGACGCAAATCGAGCGCGCCGCGGCCTACCTGGCCAAGCGGGGAATCGCCGTGACGCGCACCCGGGAGCCGGGCGGCACCGAAATCGCCGACCAAATCCGCGACGTGCTGCTGCGGGCTGACAACCATGACTTGGTGCCGGTAGCCGAACTCTTCTTGTATTTCGCCTCCCGCGCTCAGCATGTGGCGGAGAAAATTCGCCCAGCGCTGCAGGCGGGCCATGTCGTGCTTTGCGACCGCTACGCCGATTCCACGCTGGCCTACCAGGGATTCGCCCGCGGCCTCGACATCGACTTGATTCACTTGCTTAACGATATCGCCACCGAGAACCTCGATCCCGACCTCACGCTGCTGTTCGACCTGCCCGTCGACGTCGGGATCGCCCGCGCCCGGGCGCGCGCCGAGCGCTTTCAACCCGAGGCTCGCGAGGACCGCTTTGAGCAGGAGGAACTCGCCTTCCATGAGAAGCTGCGGCGGGGTTTTCTTCAACTGGCCGGCCAACACCCCGAACGTTATCGCGTCATCGACGCCGCGCGCGACGTGGAAGAGGTGTGGTCCCAGACGAAAGTGACCCTCGACGTGGCGCTCATGCAGGAGGGCGAGTGA
- the lon gene encoding endopeptidase La yields the protein MLFSPDDTRPENLPVLALRNATLFPGTIAPMAVGRGFSLRALEAADAEHGLLGVFTQFDPEVEEPTGADIHHIGVVAKILKMADDRRGGKTVLLQGLHRVRIMRFSDLSPTMHVEIDYPDDIEENDAELAAMFTKIKEMAIEVVKKNPALPQEARHFIEEMEKPGMLCDLVASHLSVSVEDKITILETLDVKVRARRITKMLSAEIQMLETKRRIDKQVKGEMDKSQRDYYLRKQLEAIRKELGEDESVEDEIAELRKKMDESELPEEAYKTVDKEIKRLSRIPASSPEYTVAKTYIDTILELPWSRFSEDDLDIKAAELILDEDHYGLVKVKKRILEYLAVRKLKPDVKGPILCLIGPPGVGKTSLGKSVARAMAREFVRMSLGGIHDEAEIRGHRRTYIGALPGRILQGIRKTGVGNPVFMLDELDKIGKDFRGDPSSALLEVLDPEQNDTFMDNYLTIPYNLSTVLFIGTANVADTIPGPLRDRMEIIEIPGYTQEEKKLIARKHLIAEEIENHGLTEEMFRITDGALDVVIDKYTREAGVRNLKRNIAALCRGAAKKIAGGETQQVVVDKRSVPDYLGAERYFPEVAEATKVPGVATGMAWTPTGGDILFIEAALMPGKGKLILTGYLGDVMKESAKAALSYLRSKAKDFGIEQSAFEENDVHIHVPAGAIPKDGPSAGITLLAALASLFTGKTVNNELAMTGEVTLRGQILPVGGIKEKVLAARRAGIKIVILPEKNRRDLEEIPEEIRKGLTLHFIGSIDEALRFALADPKH from the coding sequence ATGTTGTTTTCACCTGATGACACACGACCGGAAAATCTTCCCGTTCTGGCTCTGCGTAACGCCACCTTGTTTCCAGGCACGATTGCGCCCATGGCAGTGGGCCGTGGGTTTTCGCTTCGCGCGTTGGAAGCGGCGGATGCCGAGCACGGTTTGCTTGGCGTGTTTACCCAGTTCGATCCCGAAGTGGAAGAACCGACCGGCGCCGATATCCATCACATCGGTGTTGTCGCCAAAATACTGAAAATGGCCGACGATCGCCGCGGCGGAAAAACCGTCTTGCTGCAAGGGCTGCATCGCGTCCGCATCATGCGCTTTAGCGACTTAAGCCCCACCATGCACGTGGAAATTGATTACCCCGACGACATCGAGGAAAACGACGCCGAACTCGCCGCCATGTTTACCAAGATCAAGGAAATGGCGATCGAGGTCGTCAAGAAGAATCCTGCGCTGCCGCAAGAAGCCCGTCATTTCATCGAAGAGATGGAAAAGCCCGGCATGCTGTGCGACCTGGTCGCTTCGCACTTGTCGGTATCGGTCGAGGACAAGATCACCATCCTCGAAACTCTCGACGTCAAGGTTCGCGCGCGACGTATCACCAAAATGCTCAGCGCCGAAATCCAGATGCTTGAAACCAAGCGCCGCATCGACAAGCAAGTCAAAGGCGAAATGGATAAAAGCCAGCGCGATTACTACTTGCGCAAGCAGCTCGAAGCCATCCGCAAGGAACTGGGCGAAGACGAATCGGTAGAGGACGAGATCGCCGAACTGCGCAAGAAAATGGACGAGTCCGAGTTGCCCGAAGAGGCGTACAAAACCGTCGACAAGGAAATCAAGCGCCTCTCGCGCATCCCAGCCTCCTCGCCGGAATACACCGTCGCCAAGACCTACATCGATACGATCCTCGAACTGCCGTGGTCGCGCTTTTCTGAAGACGACCTGGATATCAAAGCCGCCGAGTTGATTCTCGACGAAGACCACTACGGCCTCGTGAAGGTCAAAAAACGCATTCTCGAATATCTCGCCGTGCGTAAACTAAAACCCGATGTCAAAGGCCCCATCCTGTGCCTCATCGGACCCCCGGGGGTCGGAAAAACCAGCCTGGGCAAGTCGGTCGCCCGCGCCATGGCGCGTGAGTTCGTGCGCATGAGCCTCGGCGGCATTCACGACGAAGCTGAAATCCGCGGCCACCGCCGCACCTACATCGGCGCGCTGCCCGGCCGCATCCTTCAGGGCATCCGCAAAACGGGCGTCGGCAACCCGGTGTTCATGCTCGACGAACTGGACAAGATCGGCAAAGATTTCCGCGGCGACCCCTCCTCGGCGCTGCTCGAGGTGCTCGACCCGGAACAGAACGACACCTTCATGGACAACTACCTGACGATCCCCTACAACCTGTCCACCGTGCTGTTCATCGGCACTGCGAACGTCGCCGATACCATCCCAGGCCCGCTGCGCGACCGGATGGAAATCATCGAAATCCCCGGCTACACCCAGGAAGAAAAAAAGCTCATCGCCCGCAAGCACCTGATCGCCGAGGAAATCGAAAACCACGGTCTCACCGAAGAGATGTTCCGCATCACCGACGGCGCCCTGGACGTGGTGATCGACAAGTACACGCGGGAAGCCGGCGTGCGTAACCTCAAGCGCAACATCGCCGCGCTCTGCCGCGGTGCCGCGAAGAAAATAGCCGGCGGCGAAACCCAGCAGGTGGTGGTCGATAAGCGCTCGGTTCCCGATTACCTCGGGGCGGAACGCTACTTCCCCGAAGTCGCCGAAGCTACCAAGGTGCCCGGCGTGGCCACCGGCATGGCCTGGACGCCCACCGGCGGCGACATTCTGTTCATCGAAGCCGCTCTGATGCCGGGCAAGGGAAAGCTCATCCTCACCGGGTATCTGGGCGACGTGATGAAGGAGTCGGCCAAGGCGGCGCTGTCGTATCTACGTTCCAAGGCGAAGGACTTCGGCATCGAACAAAGTGCCTTCGAGGAAAACGACGTGCACATTCACGTCCCGGCCGGCGCCATCCCCAAGGACGGCCCGTCGGCGGGTATCACGCTGCTGGCGGCGCTGGCCAGCCTCTTTACCGGCAAAACGGTCAACAACGAGCTGGCCATGACCGGCGAAGTCACCCTGCGCGGCCAGATCCTACCCGTCGGCGGCATCAAGGAAAAAGTGCTGGCGGCGCGCCGCGCGGGTATCAAAATCGTGATCCTGCCCGAGAAGAACAGGCGTGACCTGGAGGAAATCCCCGAGGAAATCCGCAAGGGCCTCACGCTGCATTTTATCGGCAGCATCGACGAAGCCCTGCGTTTCGCCCTCGCCGATCCGAAGCACTAA